Part of the Thunnus albacares chromosome 11, fThuAlb1.1, whole genome shotgun sequence genome, AAGTTGTCCTGTAAAGGCAAATTTGAGAATCTgactcaaaatgtgtttgtttgtgattaGAGATGCCAGAAATATGTTTCAAGAGAACAGAGAACGTAACATGTGTGCTTTCCAGCCCACACAGTCATATTTCCTGCTGTGCCACATACTCCTGCACCTCTCTCTGTTCTGACATAAGAGAGAtggtgtctctgtgtctctgaggCTTTGACTGTATTCAACAATGTTGGACAGTATATGGCAGTTCAATATGCTCATTTACACTGAAGCcaatttgtgctttttttggtCTAGCTAAACATGGtccatgttttgtgtgtttatgtgtatttgtacattttagAATCACTCTTGGTTACATCTCAACctcttattttgtgtttttttttagactttctttttatagttttataaaTCAAATAGCATTTTCATGGCACATGGCTTATTTTCATTGATACAGTTATGTTAATCCAAAATTTACATACAACAGCAACACACTTTGTCAGACACTAGTGTCAAATACTAATTTGTGTCAAAATGCTGTCAAATACTTCAGTCTCCTTTGTTAATGCAAATGCCAGCAAATAATCAACAAATGGTGCAGTGCTATCATGTCCCCAGCAGTAAAAGCTCACAACTGCCAGATGATATTGACACAATCATGCTCTGGTATCCGGAGAGGGTGACGTCAGTGTCAACAGCAGTCAGAGAGCGGGTGTCTGAGACCTTCTTTAGTAATCTCTGTACACACACGGCTCAGATAGGGCTCCCCACGGTGCTGCCCAGACTCCCCAGACTGTGGATTTAATTAAACAGTgtgaaattaattaatcagtGGGGTGGCAGGTAAAAGGACTTCTCACTGGAACTGCTCACGCAACCAAGACAAGCATTTCATATGCGCTGACAGTTATTAATTTGCTGTATGTTTTATTATAGTGTTTCTATATAGAGATGCTGAAATTCTGGGAGATTAAAAAGCTTGGCATGGGAAAAAAGTCATGcaaattatcaaaataacagCTCCCGAAAATCAAAGTGTAAACCTATGTTTGATCTGTTctatcaattaattaaaaatttcAGTTCTGTATAATAATGTGGTGCAAATTAGATGGAAATGagataaaatattcatttagtTATCTGGGGAATCTGCCTGGAGGGCTTTTTAGTCTTCAGTCTGGCTCAAAATGCTGTCCATATGGCAATTATGTACAGTAGTGTTGCAGGAGGATTGGTCTGATGCCTACTGGCAGAGAGGAGCCTGCCTGTGACAAACTGCTGCTAGGATCTGATGTGAGTTGAGGGAGATAATGAGGCTGTTGTAAGCCTTAAGTATAGAGCCTGCCCCCGGGGTGGCATATCTAAGCGCTCAGGCTCCCTCATTGTTGCACGTGCTGCTGaggattaaaaacacatttactttttttttcttcataaactTTGTCAGTACTTCTCGCAACTCTTTGGACAACTTTTGCTTTCATGTGGCAAGCCTCTTGACATTGCTTTGTGGAggagctgttttttatttttttatttttattttttttttttacagtttgtagATGTGTAGTCTGGATTTGATTCTGCTTTGAGCTATCTATAGCTCTTTTTAAGCACCCCACcagaggatgtgtgtgttctggGGTACATCCTATAGTGACTGAAGTTTTAACAAATGCCATATTTTGATGGAGAACCTTTTATTGAGCCCATTGGCATGgcttttcaaattaaatttcacTGACAGTGTAAAAAAATTACAGCGGGATTATGATTTATGTTTGTGATTAAGCAGCATCCTTGCGGAGAAACAATGCCTGCTGTGTTATAAAGATAACTGCCCTCCTCTTGTGAGGCAATCTTGACATCTTGACTCTTGACGTTGGATGCCTTCACCACACTGTCTCAAGTGTGGTCTGTTTCCACGAAAACAATGGTGTAAATTCCAGTACTGTGTCCAATTTAGACCTACAGCACACTACAGGTTTTCTATTTGAGTGAAAACAAGGAGACCATGCAACCAAGTgcaatacacagaaaaaaaatccctgcaGTGTGTGCAGAGTAATTGAGTCACCCAGGAGAATTGCTATAATGTTTCATTACATAGAAAGTGTAATTCACTGAATGCTGTCTATAGacaatatttacagttttagtTTAGTGAAATAATCAAGACTAATTTATATAATACTAGCAGGCATTTAATTAATAGCCATTTGAGGCTTGCATACTTAATAagaggatgtttgtgtgtgagagagggagaagtgGACACTCCAGCCAATGGCAAGGAAACTTCAGAGAGACCTGCAAATTGCAGGCAGAGTCAGACTGGTGGGCAGAGCTGCAAGTGGTCACTCAACCATGGGATTAAAAAGCATTTAAGCCGTGTACCAAGCCCCCCTTCGTCCAGCCATGTTATTTCTGACCAttcaggagaaaagaaaagacaaatgttAGATGCCAAGGTTGTTATTGCCGGTGCAAAACTGTGGgttacaggttttttttgttttttttttcacaacgCCAGCATCTATAAACGTATTGCAGTGCTTTCTTGCAGAAAAACATAATGAGCTAGCCTAAAAGGGTTTCTGTGTTCTGGTTAAGGTGCAAAATGGACTGTCACTactgtttatttcattcatgTCTGGATGTAATGGAAAACATGCAATCAAATGTAGGACACGTTTACTAGAGTGGTTCACTTCACACGTCTATTCACACTTCTAATGCCTCCTGGGCAACAACAGGCAAATTTATGGCAGGCTATTGACGTAGCCTATTTATAGGGAGCTCTAGTGAGTGCGCGGGCTTGATTAGCACAAATCCATGCCACAAAATAAATCACCAACTAATGTATCCCAAATGTACTGTGTTGAGTGTGAGTGCCAAGAGGATGTTAGTGAAAAAGCTTTTGATTCGGTGGTCACCAGAGCACCCTGCCTGCCTGTGCTTGTTTTGATGGGCAATGATGAAAGCACAGGTGGATGCGAGAAAGCTCCCCTCCCCTGGCTGCTGCGGACTCCTTGTCTGCGGTTTCCTATTAGCACAGGAGTGGAGGTTTGCAGTCTGGCTGCTGGGCACAGTGGGTCAGTGCTCACAAAGCTCTGTTTGTTCCCTGGCCTGCAGGGCTCCCAGGGTAAGCCTGGCTCCAGAGGGGAGACAAACAAAAAGGCACCACTGTCTCACACACTGAAGCCGCTCTCCAACACATTCGTCTTTTCTACTCAACGGGGTACATTTCTCTTCTTAGGAGAGCAATGGCAAAAGGAAACAAGTTTTTTAGAAACAGAGCCTCGGGATAACAAAACTGCTGTTGTTCTGAGctatgtgttttttctctgtttaaatgCCATTTTGAGTTGTTGCttgtggtgatgtgtttttttcccttttgcttTGTGTATTTCATCTCCTTTTGTTGAGCTTAGACTCAGAGCTCTTTGTCTTGTGCTGCTGTATCAACATATTCTGAGAGAAACCCAAGGAAACCGCCGACAGCAACAGGCACATAACACGTCATATTTAAatttcagctgctgttactGACTTTAGTGATTATATATAGCCCTGCCAAACCGAAGCTGGCTCAACTAAGGTACAAAATGTCtgtcaattaattaataatttcacAGTATCTCTTATGTTCATATAGAGTGTCTGTCTGTGATTTCTAAAGAAGAAATAATGTGCAGAATACTGTCACAGCTGCTGTCAGGTCAGACATTCACTGTTGTGCTGCAATCTGCAGTCCAAGTATAACTCCATTATTGAAGGGACTTTAAAATGGGAGCTGTGTGACACACAGCAGGATGATTTAGTTTAATGACCATGGCAGTGACAGCGCTGTGATGGAAATTGGACTCCCCCTGCAAATTTACATCACTTGAGGGTACTTTGGGCTCTTTTAGTGGCTGCACTCCAGAGCATGAGCCATCAGGAGGTCCTGGATATGTCATGCTTGTCACCTTCCTTTAAGTGCATCTGCAGACGTGGGAGAGGGATTAATATTATATAGCCTACGGAAGCACAGAGGCCGTCTTATCAGCACTGCAGATGTGATAAGCATCTCTACCCCCATGAAAACCAGGAAAGATCTCCAAGCAAAGAGACAAGCATCTCTTTGTGTTGTTTCCTCACACTGCTTCAATGCAGCTTTGGTGGCAGATATGGTGCAATTTCACATCTGTTGTAATTTGATATGCCTGGATCACCCTCTGTGAAATCGTCTTGATCGCAACATGGCTCCTCTCAATTATTTAGAAAGTTGGCATATGGCTTTAGAGATAGTAATCTgatttcttttgattttgagGTATTCAGAATAGCCTTGGTAACAgcggtgaaaaaaaaagagaaatcctgTCTCTGTGATCATGTTATTTGGTAGCTTAGCATTCACACTTTTCATAGgaaaaaaatttatttatttaataaaaatgtcatgtttataGAAATGTTTTCCATCATTGCCATGACACTCATCTCGCATTAGTTCACGTCGATGCAGATGTCAGTGTGCACAAATTGCATTGCCCTCAAACCGATTCTGAGCTGTGAATGGAAGTTGTGGCAACCATTGCTGTCACTTCAGCTTTATCAGAAAAGCACCCAGTGGAACcatgaaaacaacatgtgaCACCAAAAAACATCTACATCAAAGCCAGCATATACTGTAATTAGAATTTATTGAAGCCTATTCAGTCAGAAAAAGGTACATGATCTGCTGAGCCTTTGGATTCAGTCCCATACCTTCCATTAAGCACAGTACAGTGCATTAAGCCTTGGTATTACACGATGCAAAAATGAATGTGCTCATTTGTGTAACCCATTTATGAGTGTGTAGCTGCAAACAGGAAAATGGCATTTACGTTTTCtagttttactgtatgtaaGGAAGTAGTATATGcctgcaaacagaaaacaccAATTTACCTCTTACctatgaaaataattaaatcatatATAGGTTTTCTTAGTAAAGCATACATCATTATCTGCATATCATGCTAAAAAGTATAGTTTTATGGTAGTATTTACAGTCAAACtcagaaaacaaatatctgCAATCATATCTGCACAGAAACTGAAAGTTTAGAGACCTTTGGGGTCTTTTTTGGGGAGACAAAAAAAGTTATCTGACAAATGTAGCGTGCATTTCTACACAACACCTAAAATGCGTGCCACCCACCAGCGACAAGGCATAATGACTCGGCAAGCTACCTGGCACCCTCTGTAGTTGTAAGGCCAGGGCCAGTAGCCACGCAGAGGCTCGCATATCCTCTGACAGTGAGTGTAGCTGCGTTGGCATTCTGAGCAGCAGATCCCCTGGTGGTCTAGCATGGTGTCAAAGGTCATGGCACCTTCCTCTCCGGACCCTCTGCTGCGCTGCAGTTTTGAAGCAATGTTAATTTTGAAGAGCAgccttttcttaaaaaaaaaaacccattatacTCATTTGCaattcaaatattttcaaaactTAAACCTCTCATCCTTTCAAACATGTGACTCCAGTTCTCTTAGGCGGTATGAATTTTTATAACCAATGGGAATTTTCACTTCAGTTCATAAGTTCATCAACTTGGAAATGGCAGCTGTTACCCAAGTGACCTGTAATTAGCTACTAATGTGACGCCTactcaacagcaacagcagcacatACCCACAGCTGACAGAGACACTAAATCCAGGTTAACACATTTCCACATCACGCACTTCTATTTCTgtgaatatacatttttaacaagCCTGGCATCTTAAGGATGGTGCTCTGAAGTCATCTGTAAAAGTGTTGACAAAACAGAGAAGTTTCAATTCATAATGTTACTTTAAGGGTTGCTTCAGGGCTCAGTAGATGTCTCTTGATAGTTGATAAAAAATTCACCAGCTCTGAAGCCTTGTTTATCATAAGCAATATTGTTGAAAAAGTCAGTACTCACATGATAAGGATTTTCAGGATTGTATGCTGACCCTGCAGAAGACTgcgacccctcctcctcttcctcaactCTGGAGGTGTCATTCTCTGCGTGACTCACTGGGTTCCTCTCCTCAGCAGCTGCGTCAAACTCCTCCATGTTAAACTGCCGTTTGGCGCgctgtgtgtctctctttctcctctccccaTCTGTTACAGCAGCCACAAGAGGCAAGAGTATTGGGTCAACATCCACAAGACACCATACATGTCCTCAGAGCTCAATCCTACATAGCTGCAGCTGTCTCAGATGTCCTGAATAATTAAATTAGCAGCAGTGATATCAAGCAGTCCTGCATATTTCAAGATCATTCTTTTTTAATACAAGACCGGAGCCATTTTTGGTGTACGTCTCTAAATGTAGTGTATGTTCAagatgttcatgtgtttcacTAACTTCTCAGACAAGACTGCTGATTGTACAAGTGTGTCAGCAGATAAGCAGGGCAATAACAACCAGGATCTGAATAAACTATGAAGAAATGTACAGTACTTCAAATGAAATAGACCATGCTCTATGATATCAGGCCAGTTTTCCTAGGCTCTGTGGGATGGTATAAATCAATATGTAATAAAAGATATAAAGGCAACCTTTAGGAAAGACAGGTTGGAGCCAGTAAATGGGAAGCTCCCCACAAAGATTCAGAATTTTCTTGCTCAGGAAACTGGTGTCCTTCAGTGGCCGCTCAGCAGCAGCCCAGGTGAGGAATTCCTCATCAAACCTCACTGGCATGATTTCATCTGTCTGGCAGGAAAAGAAGAATATTTTCCTTGAATTACTCAGGTGGTGAGAGAAATTGCAGTGCTAAAAGAAAGCAGAGGATAAAAATCAAGTAGTGTGCATATACCAGGTCAAACATCAGCGACTCTTTGTTCTGAACTCCCATGTGTGGAAGGTTGGCTTTGATTTGGGATTTTATATAGCACTTGTCTCCTCCGAAGAAGCGGATTCCAGTTATTCCCTGCACCAAATCACAGAGATGCCATGTTTACACTCACAGCTTTGCTACTTTGCTAAGCACACAGACAATCTCTGCTGAACTACCTCAGGAAGAAAGAACAAGGACAAATTCACTCACAATTTGAAAGTCATGAATCTCCACAGCTTCCTCAGCTCCACTCCCAGTTGTAAATCTCTCCAGGTTGTTGTCAGAATCAATTTCCATGGAGCCTTCCCTCGCCTCCCCATTGATGTTCATACTGTAACGAACATTATAAACCTGGCAGCATTCAAAGTGGAACATTAAATGACTGATTAGTCAAGTTATGTAAATCGCACTGTAGCAAACACAGTAGAAGagagatgcagaaaaacaagctgCGTATTGCTTATGCCATTCCCCTGCACagtaattgttgttgttgcttctcTCTTAAAGAAATCCTGTGTAGTTTTAGCACGCTGAGAATTGAGCAAAGCACCACAggagatgctgctgcagacctTGATGGGGATGCTTGCCCTACAGGTGAGCTCATTAGgacacagataaacacaataTTTCTTATAAGATGGGGTAGAGTTACGGGAATATGTTATGTAGTTTGAAATATGTATTGTAGACAGAATTAAATATGCAATTTCACACTCTGAATTGTGTTAGGGCATCTTAATCATTAACATAAATATCTGTTGTGACAGTTTCAAGAAAATACATCTATGCCTGTAATAAAATTTTCATTATGAGAGGATTCTGTAGTCTATTTTGGGTCCGTTTGACATCAAAAGCATACTGCCTGCAAATCTGTTACTGAAGTAGCACTGTAATACCTCTAACAGCATAATCCTTGGTTGACACTTACATTTTTATCACTGACTTTCCACAGGTAGACAGCAGCCATGGAGGTACACAACATGAACACGGCACCAACAATAAGAGCCACAGCTCCAAATCTCAGGAGGCGACTGACCGTAGTAGAGGTCGGTGTGTTTTGTACCTTCCCAAAGttcagaagaagaagcaaagtAAGAAATGGCACACACTGATCAATGAGCAGGACAAATTCCTCAAGATTTCATGGAGTCTACTCACTAATTCACACGTCATGGATGTCAATTATATTTCGAAATCAAAAAACATATTAAGCCTGTCTTACCGAAGTCGTGCAGTGTTCAAAACAACCAGATCCATGTGTGGTATTTTGGACTTTTTCCATCGTCTCCCTGATGATGTCCTCTATAATTCCTCCTCTAATACTGTAATACTTCTCTTTGGAGAATCAGGTTATCCCAGGGGAAGGCTATTTCACGCTTGAGTGTGAATGACGTACAGATGATGTAAATTCTTTGAGCCAAATTTTTCATCTGAATGTTACCTGGAGGTCCAGGTTGCTTAAAGCAAGGTGGCCATCCTGTGGCACCAAACTAAAACAATACTTTTGAAGCAGTTCTGAGTTAATCAGAGATTGGCTGGTGTCATATGTGACAAGCAGTGATAAAAGTTACTATCTGACCTTTCAGTTAGGAGGAAAATATGTAAGTTATATATAAGTTATATATAAGGCAGCTATGattttaaagaatatttttatgttcAGAAAGTTTGATGCCAATGATGATGACTTATATAAATCTCTATGAGTATTGTGGACTTCTTCCAGGATTTTTCTAGTTACAGGTGTCAGTGTGAAGGAACAGACTACCTGTAGTCAAACCTGTAAGTAGAAGCGAGTCTTCTGATGTTTTTATACTCTTACGATATGCAGCAACACAGCACTGACTTGTTATACCATACAAAATCACAGAGAGATTCAAATGTGCAGTGCTGCTGTTGCTTGGTAACAGATTGAACCACATTTTTTGGGTAATTGCTGAGCTGGGAGGCAATCAGAAAGGTGACGGGATTTTTTGACCTTCGAAAAATATGTAATTGTAAGAGCATTTGATCAACAATGCAGTATTTGCATGCAAATTGAAGGCAGCACATTACATTGTGTACCATGAAAAGAGTATGACATTGGCTTATGCTTGTTATCATTTTGGCTGTGATCGTCCAAGAACCACATTTTAGTTATTGCGGCTTATAAGTCTTGAAggcaaattaaatgtattcagtGCACTCATTTGGCTTGTTTGAGGTTATTTTTTGAGCTTTATAAATATTTCCTCAGGACAATAGGTTGCACTCTGCCTATGAGATTACATACCTGTAAGCCAAGATAACTAAATTTGTTTTTGAACAGCAAAACAattttcttttaactgttttatttgtgcAACAATGTGACAAAATCTACCACAGACATGGTCATTTTTCATATTGATTGTTTTCCACAGCAGAAAGGCCCCTTTCAGCCTAAATGTCCATAGGTCATGCCCCTTAAATAGTAACACATGCTCTTGAAAATCCATAATAAAATTCTTCTTTACATTGATtcattatgaaaaatatattattaatgtaCAAAATCTTGCATATTATACATGGTACAATGAACAGTCTTATATGAGTCAAAAGACAAATGACATACTACAAAACACTGCAACAATCCAACATAGAGTCAATCAAGATAaaagtactgtacagtataaagACAAAGCCCCTTTTGATGATCTTTGATTTAAGCTCTCTTATGAGTTTGTATACTCTGGAATGGATATCTCATCCGTTTCCTGTATTCTGGCCGGTGTCGGTGGACCCACAAGAATATAATCAAATTCCTGGTGTTGAACTTTTTCGTACACACTTTGCAGACCGTTGGTTTTAGGTAGGTGAGCTGGATAGTAGTTTTCCCTTCTGGTGTCACGGGGAAGTGAAGCTGTCTTGGAGAATGTCGACAGATGCGGTCCACAGGCCAGGCTCATGTTGGGCCTTGTAGCTGAGGGGCTCCAGCATCGGTCTGAGTGTCCCAGCACTTTGCACTCGCTTGTACATGCCCAGAGACCTGTGGAAACAGCAGTGCTGTCAGAATGTAATACATTTGCTGGCTCACCTGGATGATGGCGTTTGATGTTAAAAGACCCCAGTGAGCCCAAGTTAGATCCATCATAATGTGTCCAGTGTGTCAGAAAATATATTGTTGTAACTGGGTATAATCTTTTTGGTATATGTGGTTTAGATTAAGATATAAATCATACTTTAGGAAACGCATTATTGTATGGAGTTCAACTTGAAATTTAATCCTGCGCTCActtatctgactttttttttctcaatctctattttattatgtttttgtgaCACTCACTGTTTGTTGGTGGCGAGTCTTTTTTGTGCACATCCCCACTTATGTCAGAATCACTGTCATTGAAGTCACTGTCACCTTTCCCACTGTCTTTGCCACTGATATGAGGATCTCTTGCTGAGATTGTTGTGAAGGAGTTACCCTTCCATATTGTTATCGGCCGGACAGTTTCTTTCCCATATCCTGGTAAAGTAGAATAGCCCTGcgaagacagaaacacattgaCACAAATTTTGAGTCACAACAAAATCAGTATGTGACAAACTTTAATTATCTCTTAAAATAGAATTACTTACCTTTAATTTACCCTCCATCACTCTGCTGTTTGACTCAAAGATGCCTGCTGTCTGCCTGCCATCCTCACAGGCTCCCTCTGTTGCATTGCTGCTGGCCACTGAAGATTTCTCTGGAAATGGGTGGGCATCAAACACTTTGCCTTTGTGGTTGgcaatcaatgaatcaatatgACCACTTTCCACTTTTTCCACATTTGGTATGTCTTCTTTTTCATCATACCCCCCCtcctttgtctcttttttctgGCGGCTGCAAATGGTTGTGATGAGAATGATAgccagcaggaggagagagcagcTCCCTGCCAGGACAATGATTATGGCTATGGACATATCCCATTCAAAGAGATCCTCGCTGCCATTTTCAGCCAAGGAAGGCATACTGGGTAGAGTTCCTTCTACAAAACTGAAGTGTATAATGGCTGTGGAGGAAAGCGCGGGGGACCCATTGTCACTGACTGATACTATGACTTTGACATTGTCTGCGAGATCATAAGTCAGCTGTCGGCTCACATGCACTTTCCCTGTGTCTTTGTTGATAGAGAAACCCAGGTGTCCCCCTTCTGTAATTTTATAGGACAACTGTGCATTTATGCCTTCATCAGCATCTGTGGCCTTTATCTGGGT contains:
- the LOC122992625 gene encoding leukocyte cell-derived chemotaxin 1-like; the protein is MEIDSDNNLERFTTGSGAEEAVEIHDFQIGITGIRFFGGDKCYIKSQIKANLPHMGVQNKESLMFDLTDEIMPVRFDEEFLTWAAAERPLKDTSFLSKKILNLCGELPIYWLQPVFPKDGERRKRDTQRAKRQFNMEEFDAAAEERNPVSHAENDTSRVEEEEEGSQSSAGSAYNPENPYHRSRGSGEEGAMTFDTMLDHQGICCSECQRSYTHCQRICEPLRGYWPWPYNYRGCQVACRVIMPCRWWVARILGVV